A region of the Candidatus Pelagibacter ubique HTCC1062 genome:
TTTAAAAAAATTATATAAATCTGGTTTTTTTAAAGATGTTGCAGTTAAAATTGAAAATAATAATCTAACTATAGATGTATTGGAAAATCCAATAATTCAAACAGTTTTAATAGAGGGAATTAAAAGAAAAAAAACAAAAGAATCTTTATATGAAATTTTATCTTTAAAAAATAGATCCTCTTATAACTCAACTTTAATTAAAAAAGATGAATCAGCTATATTAAGTTTTCTTAAAGATGATGGTTATTACTTTTCTAAAGTCACATCCTCCTATCAAGATTTAGGGGATAATAAAATTGATCTCCTTTACCAAATTGAACTTGGTGAAAAATCAAAAATCTCAAAAATTTCATTTATTGGGGATAAAAAATTTAAAGACAGCACATTAAAAAATATAATTATTAGTGAGGAATATAAATTTTGGAAGTTTCTTTCTGGTAAAAAATACTTGAATGAAAATTTAATTAATTATGATAAAAGATTGTTAAATAATTTTTATAAGAATAAAGGTTTTTTTAACGTTGTAATTGAGTCGTCATTTGCTAACTATCTTGGCAATGATGAGTTTGAAATAATCTATAATATTTCATCTGGTAATAAATTTTATTTTAATGAATTTAATCTTAATCTTCCATTAGATTATGATCGTGCTAATTTTCAGCAATTAGATAATATCTTTAAAAATCTTAAAGGAGAAAATTATTCTCTCAACTCCATTGATAAAATTTTAAAAGAAATTGATAAAATTGTTTTGAATGAACAATTTGAGTTTCTAAAATCTACTGTTAACGAGAGTATAGAAGACAATTTAATTAATCTTACATTCGATATAGATGAATCAGAAAAATTCTATGTCGAAAAAATTAACATATTAGGTAATAATGTTACCCTTGAAGAAGTAATTCGAAATAATCTTCTGGTTGATGAAGGAGATGCTTTTAATGAGTTACTTCAAACCAGAACATTAAATAACTTAAGAGGACTTAATTTTTTTCGTAAAGTTGAGACTGAAATTTTAGATATCGATAATGAAAATAAAAAAATAATTAATATTACAGTTGAAGAAAAACCTACAGGGGAAATTATGGCTGGAGCTGGTGTTGGTACTGGTGGTGGAACTTTTGCTTTTGGTGTATCAGAAAATAATTTTCTTGGTAGAGGTATAGAGTTTGCATCTGATATTTCAGTCAGCACTGAAAGTCTTAAAGGAATTATTTCAATGAATAATCCTAACTATAAGGGCTCTAACAGATCATTAAACACCTCATTGGAAAGTACGATCACAGATAGACTTAAAAATTTTGGTTATAAGTCAAATAAAACTGGTTTTTCTGTTGGAAGTGGTTTCGAGTTTTATGATGACCTTTATTGGAATACAGGTGTTTCTTCGTATGTTGAAAAACTAGAAACCGATAGCACAGCCTCTGCTAGTATGAAAAAACAAGAAGGTTCATATTTTGATACCTTTTTTAATCATACTTTTAGTTATGATAAGAGAGACCAAAGATACAAAACCTCTGATGGTTACATTAGTAGGTTCTCACAAAATATTCCTTTAATAAGTGAAAGTTATACCTTAACCAACACTTATGATTATAAAATCTATAATGAATGGCTAGACGAAAATATTTTTTCGATTGGTTTTTTTGGGCAAATCTCAAATTCTTTAGCTGGTAAAGATATTAAACTTTCTGATAGATTGTATTTACCAGCAAGTAAACTAAGAGGGTTTGAGTCTGGAAAAGTTGGTCCAAAAGATGGGGCTGATTTTATTGGTGGTAATTATGCAGCTTCAATAAATATAGCAACAAGTCTTTCTCAAATATTACCTAATTCACAGAATACTAATTTTTCTGTTTTTTTTGATGCAGCAAATGTCTGGGGTATAGATTATAGTTCATCATTAAGCGATGAAAGTAAAATTAGATCATCTGTAGGAATAGCTGTAGATTTCTTCACGCCAGTTGGTCCTCTAAACTTTTCTTTAACTGAAGCTATTACTAAAGGTAAAAATGATATAACTGAATCTTTCAGGTTTAATTTAGGTACCACTTTTTAATGAAAAAACTACTCGCATCATTTTTAATTATTTTTTTATTTTCTACGAATATAGTTTTTTCTGAACAAAAAATAGCATTCATAGATATGGATAAAGTTATTTCAACATCTAATGCAGGCTCTTCAATTTTAAAACAATTAACAGATCTTAATAAAAAAAATTTAAAATTTTTGAATGAGGAAGAAAAAAAATTCAAAGAAAAAGAAACAAAATTAATTTCTCAAAAAAATATTATATCTGAAAATGATTTTAAAAATAAGGTTAATGAACTGAAATCTGAAATTAATAACTACAATCAAAATAGAAATAAAATGTTGTCTGATTTTAATAAATTAAAAATAGATAATACCAATAATCTTTTAAAATTGATTAATCCAATTTTAGTTAAATTTTCAAATGACAAAGAAATAGCTATTATTTTACAAAAAAAAGATTTAGTTGTTGCTAAAACACAACTAGACATTACAGACGAAGTTATTAAAATTGTTAATTCAGAAGTTAAAGAATTTAAGATTAACAAATAAATAGAGATGCTAGATAAAAAACAAATTGCTAATTTGCTACCTCATAGGGAGCCAATGTTACTAATCGATGAATTGCACGATATTAAAAAACTATCTTCTGCCACAGCTATTGTTTATGTAAAAAAAGACAGTTTTTTTGTGCAAGGTCATTTTCCCAATAATCCTGTTATGCCAGGCGTTTTAATTGTAGAAGCATTCGGTCAGGCTGCTGCAGCATTAACGGCTCATGGTTTAGATAAAGAAACATATGATAATAAGCTAGTTTTTTTAATGGGTATAGAAAAAGCAAGATTTAGAAATCCTGTAATACCTGATTGTAAACTAGAATTAAAAATTCAAGCGATCAGAACTCATGGTAGGGTTTGGAAATATAAAGGTGATGCCTTTGTTGATGGAAAAAAAATGGCTGATGCTCAATGGTCAGCTACTATCGTTGATAAGAAATAATCAGCAACAAATCTTGATAACACAGCTTAATTAGCTTTGGTAAAAAGGATTTGTGATTAATCCTTTTTTTAAAAATAATGGTCCCCTTAATATATCTGATATTTTACAATTAATAAATCTTGATGACCTTAATATTGATAATGATCAAGAAATTAATGATATTAAAGATCTACTTACATCAAAAAAAAATGACATTACTTTTTTTCATTCTAAAAAATATAAAAATTTTGCAAAAAATACCAAAGCCTCTTTTTGTTTAACAACTGAGATTTTAAAAGACGAATTACCAAAGAGTTGCTTACCATTAATTGTTGAGAATGTTTTGGTTTCAACTTCTAAAGTTACATCAAAGTTTTATCCTTCTTCAATTAATGATAACTTTGATTATACAGCAAGAGATATAGCTGAAACAAAATTTAAAGATAAAGTAAAATGTGGAAAAAATGTTTTAATTGGTGACAATGTTACCCTTGGATCTAATTGCTTAATTGGTCATAATTCTATTATTGAACAGAATGTTTCAATTGGTGATAATTGCTCAATAGGATCAAATGTTATTATAAGAAACACATTAATTGATAATAACGTTACAGTTTTAGATAATTGCGTTATTGGTAAGCATGGGTTTGGTTTTTTTCCTGTTAGTAAAAAAAATTTAAGATATCCCCATATTGGAATTGTAATAATTGGTGAAAATTCTGAAATCGGTTGTGGTTGCACTATTGATAGAGGCTCTATGTCTAACACTGTTATTGGAAAAAATTCATTTTTAGATAATCAAATTCACATTGCTCATAATGTTAAAATTGGAGATAATTCAATTATAGCAGGTCAAGTAGGAATTGCTGGTAGCTCCATCATTGGCAACAACGTTCGAATTGGTGGACAAGCTGGGATTTCTGGTCATTTAACTATTGGCAATAATGTTGAAATAGCAGGTGGTAGTGGAGTGATAAAAAACATCAAGGATAATTCAAAAGTAATGGGATATCCTGCAAAAAATATTAGAGATTTTTTAAAAGAAAGTAAATGATACATAAAACAGCAATTATTGATCCAAAAGCTAAAATTAGTGCCAATGTTAGTATTGGAGCTTACGCTTTAATAGGTCCCAATGTTGAAATAGGAGAAAATTCCATAATACAATCACATGTAAGTATTGTTGGACATACCAAAATTGGAACTAATAATAAGATCTATTCATTTGCATCAATTGGAAATGATCCTCAAGATTTAAAATTTGCAGGTGAAGAAACGAAGCTTGAAATTGGTGACAACAATAAAATTAGAGAATATGTAACCATTAACCCCGGAACTGCTGGCGGTGGTGGAATAACTAAAGTAGGAAATAACTGTTTATTTATGGTTTCTTCACATATAGCACATGATTGTTTAGTCGAAGATAACGTTATTCTAGCTAACAACGTTCCTTTAGGAGGACACGCTCATATAGAAAGTAATGTCATAATAGGAGGTAATTCAGCTGTACAGCAGTTTACTAGAGTTGGAAGGTCAGCAATGATAGGAGGAATGTGTGGTGTTGTAAGAGACGTCATACCCTACGGAATTGCTCATGGTAATCGAAGTGTATTACAAGGATTAAATTTAATAGGTTTAAGAAGAAAGAATATTCCAAATAAAAAAATTTTAAATTTAAGTGATGCCTATAAAGAAATTTTTAAGGATGAGAATTTAACTCAAAATTTAATCAAACTAGATCAAGATTTTAAAAAGAACGAGCTTGTATTAGAGGTAGTGAATTTTTTAGAGAAAGATAAAAAAAGACCTATTTGTACACCATTTTCAAAATAAAATGATTGGACTATTTTTAGGAGATACAGATTTTTCAGAAGCTGTTCTTAAAAATATAAAAAAATTAAATAAAAGATATTTTATAATTGATTTTTCAAAAAATAATAAATTTAAAAACGATATAAACTCTAATCGAATAAGCATTGGTAAGTTTGGTAAAATAATAGATTTAATTAAAGAAAAAAAATCAAAAAAAGTTTTATTTGCAGGTAAAATTGCAAAACCAAAATTTTCAACATTAAGATTGGACCTTAAAGGCATTTATTATATGCCTAGTATCTTAAAAGCAGCAAAATTAGGTGATGCAGCAATTATTAAAGCTATAATAAAAATTTTAGATAATGAAAAAATAAAAGTTCTTAGTTCTGTCTTTTTTAATCCTGAACTAACGGTTAAAAGAGGAAATTATACTAAATTGAAAGCTAATAGAAAGGACATCAACTCTATTAAAATGGGAATTACTTACTTTAATAAACTAAAAAGTCTAGACCACGTTCAAGCAATCATTGTTAAAGATAATACTATTCTAGCTATTGAAGACCAGCAGGGAACTAAGAAAATGTTATCAAAATTAAAGAAAAAATCTGAAGGAATATTGATTAAGCTACCTAAAAAAAAACAGGATTTAAGAATGGATTTACCAACTATTGGCCTTCAAACTCTGAAAGATTGTAAAAAATATGGCCTAAAAGGAATAGTATTAAGATCTAAAAAAAATATATTTTTAGATAAAGCTAAATGCATAGCATTTGCTAATAAAAATAAGATTTTTGTTAAGATTATATGAAAAAAATTTTTATTTTAACGGGCGAACCCTCTGGTGATAAATTAGCCTCAACAGTTATCTCTAAACTTAAAATGAATAATCCAAATATTGAATATTTGTCAGTAGGTGGAACACATATTAAAAAATTAGGAATTAAATCTATATTTGATCTCAAAGAGATTACATATCTTGGTTTTACTAGTGTGCTGTTTAATATCTTCAAAATTAGAAAAAAAATTAACAAAACTGTTGAGGAAATTATAAAATTTAATCCTGATATCTTATTTAGTGTTGATAGTCCTGATTTCACATTAAGAGTTGCTGAAAAAGTAAAGAATATCAATCACAACATAAAGATAATTCATTATGTCGCTCCTCAGGTATGGGTTTGGAGAAAAAATAGAGTTAAAAAAATTAAAAAATTTATTGATCACATACTTTTATTATTTAATTTTGAAAAAAAATATTTTGATGAAGAAAATATTAAAAATACTTTTGTTGGGCATCCCTTAATTGAAAAAAAAGACAATGTAATCACATCATTAGATAATTTAATTTCTAAAGATAAAAAAATTATATCCTTATTCCCAGGTAGTAGAAAATCAGAAACAAGTGTTCTTTTACCAATTTTATTAAATTTTATTAAATTGATGAACAAAAAAAAACTTGATCATTTATTTGTTTTTCATGCAACAGACGAAAATAAAGAATTTATAATCAATAAAGTAAAAAAAACTAATTTAGATAATATAGATATAATTTCAGATGAAGATATTAAAAATCAGGTTTTATCTAATTCAATCTTTGCAGTCTCTAAATCAGGTACAATTTCACTTCAAATTTCTAGTGCCAATATTCCTTCAATAATTATTTATAAATTAGGTTTTATAAATTTTATGATATTTAAATTATTAGTTAATGTTAGATTCGCAAACATCATTAATATTATTAATGACAAGGAGGTGATACCTGAATTATTACAAAAAGAATGTAATGCTGAAGAGATATATAAAACTGTTACATATTTTCTTAAAAACCCAGAGTTAATTGAAAAACAATTAGTTGATTGTAAAAAAACTTTAGAGGGAATTAAGTCAAAATCTTCTTCATCAAGTGAAGCAGCTTTAATCTTAAATAATTATCTTGTTTCCTAATCTTCGTTCCACTTCTTCATTCCCCAAAGAAATAATTATATCATACAGGCCAGGACCAAATTTTGATCCTGTTAAAGCAATTCTTAGGGGCTGACCTACACCTTTAAAATTAGTTTCATATTTTTTTATTAAATCGTTAACTATGGGTTCAAGTGTTTCTTTATTTAATGTATTTATTGAAATTAGTTTTTCCTTAAACTCTTTTATGATACTTTTTGCTTTATCATCAATTAATTCTAAATCTTTATCTTCAAATTTTACATCATCAAAAATTATATATTTAGCATTATTAAATATATCTTCTAATGTTTTTGCTTTATTCTTAAGAAAGATTAATGAAGGTTTAATTTTTGTTTCTTTTTCAGGTTTAATTTTTTCCTTATAAATTTCACAATATTTTACAAGATGATCGTAAAGTTCATTTTCATTAATAGTTTTTATATAATGTTCATTCAATGATAATATTCTGCTCATATCTAGTTTTGATGGAGACTTACCAATTCCTTCTAAATTAAAGAGTTCAATGCTTTCTTTTAGTGTAAATATTTCTTTATCCTGATAAGACCAGCCTAATCTTAATAAGTAATTTCTTAAAGCATCAGGCATTATTCCTATTTTAGAGTAATCGTCCAATGTTGATGCATTGTCTCTTTTTGATAGTTTTTTTCCTTCAATAGTATGGATTAATGGAATATGTGCAAAATTAGGAAGATCCCAACTCATTGCTAAATATATTTGCATTTGCTTGAATGTATTAATTTTATGATCATCACCTCTAATTATATGTGTCATTTTCATTTGATGATCATCTACAGTAGCTGAAAGGTTGTATGTCGGCGTTCCATCATTTCTTAATATTATAAAATCCTCTATTGTAGTATTCTCAATTTCAACATCTCCTTGCACCAAATCTTTTAGTACTGAAGTTCCTTCAATTTTAATTTTAAATCTAATTACTGGTTTGATAATTGTAGGTGCATTAGTCTCTTGAAGATCTCTACATTTTCTATTGTAAACATAAGGAAGTTTTTTTTGTCTTGCTCGTTTTTTTTGCTCTTCTATTTCAGCACTTGAACAATAACATTTATAAGCATGACCATTTTTAAGCAGTTCATTAGCTACATTTACATGATCATTAATTTTAGTTGATTGAATGTATTCATCACCATCATGATCAATGCCAATCCATTTTAAAGACTTGATAATTTGAATTTTGTGTTCATCTTTAGATCTTTCCTTGTCTGTATCTTCAATTCTTAAATGAAAGGTCCCATTTTTATTTTTAGAATATAGCCAATTGAATAAAGCAGTTCTTACACCACCAATATGAAGAGCTCCAGTAGGAGAGGGAGCAAATCTTGTTGCTACTTTTGACATCAATGATTTTTAGACTATTTTCTTAGAAGTTTCTATATAAAGATACAAGAACACCTTGAACTTTTACTCTATCTGGACCAAATATTTTGGTTTCATAGTTTCTATTAGCACTTTCAAGTGCTACAGTTTTTCCTTTTCTTCTAATTCTTTTCAACATTGCCTCGTGTTCATCTATTAAAGCTACTACAATTTTACCGTTATCAGCAGTGTCAGATCTTTTTATGATAACAGTATCACCTTCATTAATCCCAGCCTCAATCATTGAATCACCTTGAACTTTTAGACCAAAATATTGACCGTTTTTTTCAAGGTTGCTTGGAAGAGGTATACGAGAAACTTCATTTTGTATTGCCTCCACAGGTGTTCCCGCTGCTATACTACCTAATACAGGTATTTCCATTTCATTTAAGTTAGTATTTTCTGTATCTAGACCACCCTTGATAACACTAGGTGAAAAGCTATTGTAAATATCATTAGCAGAAGCTGTTTCAGGAAGTTTTATAACCTCTAAAGCTCTAGCTTTATGAGCTAACCTTCTAATAAAACCTCTTTCTTCTAAGGCACTTATTAATCTGTGTATTCCTGACTTAGACTTTAAATTTAAAGAATCTTTCATTTCTTCGTATGAAGGAGATACACCTGAGGCTCTCAACTTTTTGTTGATGAATAAAAGCAGGTTTTTTTGTTTTTTTGTTAGCATAAGAACAAATAAAGTACAAAATCTGTTCTACAAGTGTTCTTTTAATTCTGCAATAGCTAAAAAATGTTTAAAATAGGGGCTTATTTTACTAGAGAACGGAAAAAATAGAATTTTTATTTAAATTTTTTAAAAGTGATTCACCAATTAAAAAAGTTTTTATTTCTGTTTTGTTCTCTAAAGAAAGAAGTTCTTCCTTTGTTTTAATGCCGCTTTCAGAAATTAAAGGGGAGGAGTGATTACTTAAGACGTTATAGATATCATAAGTTGTATTAAGATCTGTTTTTAAAGTTTTAAGATTTCTATTATTTATTCCAATTAATGCTTCTTTAAAGTTAAGAGCTTTTTCAGCTTCTTCAATTGTATGGACCTCAACAATTATTGACATATTAAGTCTCATTGCTTCTTCATATAATTCATTAGCAAGGTCGTCAGAGACACCAGCTAATATAATTAATATTGCATCCGCACCATAACTTTTTGCAAGAGGTACTTGAAACTTATCAATAAAAAAATCTTTACATAAGACAGGTAAATTTATTTTTTCTTTCACTTTACTAATGTCACTTAGGCTGCCCAAAAAGAAATCTTCTTCAGTAAGAATTGATAAACATGTTGCTTTATTGTTATTGTAGATTTTTGCAATTTCTATAGGGTTATAATCATCTATTATAATACCAGCAGATGGGCTTGCCTTTTTTATTTCTGCAATTAGTGAAATTTTATTATTATCAATGTTGTTTTGAATTTTATCTTTAAAGTTAATAAATGATTTATTTTGATCTATTTGTTCATTTAAAGAATTTAATGAAATTGATTTTTTTAATAAATCAACTTTTTCAATTTTTTTTTTAATAATTTCCTCTAGTACATCTTTAGACATTTTGAATTTCCTTTAAGTCATTGTATGTTTTTCCTGACAATATATGTGTTCTTGCTTCGTTATAAGCATCAATAAAAATTGTATATTTTTCTGAAACGATAAGACCTGCTGCAGCATTTAAACAAACAGCCTTTGAAAAATCATTATCCTCACCTTTAAATATATCTAACATTTTATTTGCGTTAAATTTTGCATCATCACCAAGTAAATTTTCAAATTTATTTGCACCTATATTTAGTTTTATAGGATCAATTAACATTTCAGAAATTTTACCATCTTTTAATTGAACAACATTAGTTTTTGAATAAGGTGATATTTCATCCAATCCATCTTCACTATTTACAATCCAGGCAAATTTAATATCTAAATTATTCAAAGCATTAGCAAAAATTTTTAATAGTTTTTTATCAAAAACACCAATTACTTGTCTATCAACTAGTGCAGGACTACTTAAGGGACCAATCATATTAAAAATTGTTCTTTTTCCTATTTTTTTTCGAGTAGGACCAACAAACCTCATTGCACTGTGATAGTTAGGTGCAAACATAAAACCAAAGTTATTTTTTTTAATTTGTTCCTCAATATCTTTAGGCTCTAAATCTATCTTTATATTTAAAGCTTCCAAAACATCTCCTGAACCACATTTAGAGGAAACAGCTTTATTACCATGTTTTGCAACCTTTATCCCCATACTAGATAGAAGTAGTGCTGAAGCGGTTGAAATATTAAGTGTGTTCATACCGTCTCCACCCGTTCCACATGTATCTATACAATCATCAACGTTAACTCTTTTAGATTTATCTCTTAATACAAAAACCCCTCCAGCAATTTCATCTGAGCTCTCACCTTTAGATGAAAGTAGAGTTAAAAAATCAAAAATCTCATCATCTGAAGCTTTGCCATTCATTAGGATTTCAAAAGCATTTTTGCTTTCAGCAAATGATAAATCTTGTTTATCTTTTAATTTATCTATGAAAACTCTCATTTACTTTTGTAATTAATAAAATTTTTTAATATTTTAATTCCAATGGTAGTTTTTATACTTTCAGGGTGAAATTGAACACCGTGAATATTATATTCTTTATGCATTATGCCCATTATAATTCCATCTTCAGTTTCTGCAGTAATTTCAAGATGATCAGATAACGTTTTTTTATCAACTATAAGACTGTGATACCTTGTAGCTTCAAATTTAGAGGGAAGATTTTTAAGTATACCTATTTTTTTTGATTTTATAAAACTAGTTTTCCCATGCATTAACTTTTTTGCTTGAATAATATTTGAACCAAAAACTTGACCAATAATTTGATGACCTAAACATACTCCAAGAATTGGTATTTTTCTATAAAGTGCTTTTACTATTTTAATACAATTTCCTGATTGATTTGGATTACCTGGTCCTGGTGATATAATAATTCTGTCATATTTAATTTTTAGTATTTGTGTATGGGTGATTTTATCATTTCTAACCACATCAACTTTAACGCCTAGTGATGATACATAGTGATATAAGTTAAATGTAAAACTATCATAGTTATCTATTAATAAAATTTTCATTATTTTAATGCATTCATTAAAGCTTTGGCTTTATTAACAGTTTCTTCGTATTCTTTAATTGGATTACTGTCAGCTACTATTCCTGCACCAGCTTGGACATAAAATTTTTTATTTTTTACAACAGCAGTTCTTAATGCAATGCATGTGTCAAACTCACCATTCGCAGAAAAATAACCTATTCCTCCAGCATATACTTTTCTTTTAGTGGTTTCTAGCTCATCAATAATTTCCATAGCTCTAATTTTAGGTGCACCAGAAACAGTCCCTGCAGGAAATCCAGCAAGTAGTGATTTAAATTTTGAAATTTTTTTATTATAAATGCCCATCACATTAGAAACTATATGCATTACATGAGAGTATTTCTCGATCATAAAACTATCTGTAACTTTAACAGTTCCTATTTTAGAAACTTTACCAGCATCATTTCTACCTAAGTCAAGTAGCATTAAATGTTCAGAAAGTTCTTTTTTATCTTTAAGCAAATCTTTTGCAAAAAAGCTATCCTCCTTTAAATCTTTACCCCTAGGTCTAGTTCCAGCAATTGGTCTAACAGTAATCTTGTTATCTCTTAGTCTTACTAAAATTTCTGGACTAGCACCTATAATTTGAAAATCATCAAAATTAAAAAAATACATAAATGGAGATGGGTTAGTAGTTCTAAGTTTTTTATAAATTTCTAATGGTCTTTTAGACAATTTAGCTTCAAACCTTTGACTTAAGACGACTTGAAAAATATCTCCAATTTTTATGTATTTTTTAGCTTTGCTCACCATCTTTAAAAACTTATGCTTAGTTGTATTAGATTTAATTTTTATATTTTTCATAATGGTTTTATTAAGATCTTTTTTTTGGAGAGAGGCTTGAATTAATAATTCATTTATTTGTTTTTCAATTTCAAGGTATCTACTCTTATAATTTGTAATTTTTTCATCCTTAAAGATATTAACAATATAAAAAATCTTTTTTTTCAAGTTATCGTGGACAACTAACACCCTTGGTCTTAAAAGCCTTACATCAGGTAGTTTTAAATCATCTCTACATTTGTTTGGAATTTTTTCTATGTATCTAATTGAATCATAAGAAAAATAACCAGAAATTAATGAACTAATAGGAGGAAGCCCTGATGGTATCTTAAATTTAAATTCTTCAATTATCTTTTCTATAATTTTTTCAGGTTTTCCTTTAATTCTTTTTTTAGTTTTGTTTGTAACTAAATATGAATTATTATTATTGAACTCCCAAATTTTATCAGGGTTTTTACCAAAAATAGTGTATCTACCTCTTATTTTTCCCTTTTCTACGGATTCAAAAACAAAACTATTTTTTTCTATAAGAAAATTATCTATTAGATTTAGGATTTCGTCATCATTTCTTATTTTCCTAGTGGTGTAGAGGATTTGATTTTTGTTTCTTTTATGTTGAAACTTAAAATCATTAAAGTTTCTGTTTAACATTATTTAAAATAATTTTTAACTCGCTCAAGTGTTTTTTCATTCACAACAACTTGGTATCTGTTATTTAAAAATAAATCATATGATTTTAAAATATTATTTTTACTTTGAGCTCCCTCTTCAGAAGATATTTTTCCAAAATTAGCAGAATTTTTGTTAATGTTTTTTTCTTCGTATTTTATAGTCTTTGCAATAAACACATCATTTTCATTGTTTGCAATTAATGTAAAAGAATTAATAGGAAGAGAATAGAGTATTTGAATTGAGTTTGTCTCAAATTTTTTAGTATCATTTATAGAATCTAGCTTAATTTCTTTTATATTGTTTTTACCAAACTCATCAAATGACACTTGATTGAATGTTTTTTTATTAATTTTTTCTAAAATATTTTTATTAAATTCCAACTTTTCTTTTTGAAATAGAAGATTTGTAATTTGTTCTTTAATTATAGGATTTTCAAGATCTGGCAATTTAGAGATTGAATTATTTATATTGTAAAAAATATAAGCACCATTATTTTCAAGAATTTCAATTTTATCTTCTCTTGAATTATAGATCATATTTTCTATTATTTTTTTATTATCAAGATTTATGTATGAGTTAACTTCGGTAGGGGAAATATCCAAATTTTTAACTATAGTTTTAAAGTCAATATTTTTTGATATTTGGTTTTCTATATCGTCAATTTTATCAAAAAATGCTTGATTAAAATCATCAATACCTAGTAAGTTTTTTGGGCTAATTTCAACAAAAGAGAAATCAATATAATCTTGTTTTAATTTTTCTGCATTTTCTTCAACGAAAAACTTAATATCGTTATCTGTAAACATTTCCTTTTTTTTATAAAAGGTACTTAGATCGATATATTCGATATCTAATTTTTTGTTATTTTCTTTATAAAATTTATTAATTAAAAATTCTGGTGATTTTGTTCCACCACTTATGTAGGTAAATAATTGTTTTTGAAGTTCATTATTTTTC
Encoded here:
- the lpxA gene encoding acyl-ACP--UDP-N-acetylglucosamine O-acyltransferase; this encodes MIHKTAIIDPKAKISANVSIGAYALIGPNVEIGENSIIQSHVSIVGHTKIGTNNKIYSFASIGNDPQDLKFAGEETKLEIGDNNKIREYVTINPGTAGGGGITKVGNNCLFMVSSHIAHDCLVEDNVILANNVPLGGHAHIESNVIIGGNSAVQQFTRVGRSAMIGGMCGVVRDVIPYGIAHGNRSVLQGLNLIGLRRKNIPNKKILNLSDAYKEIFKDENLTQNLIKLDQDFKKNELVLEVVNFLEKDKKRPICTPFSK
- a CDS encoding OmpH family outer membrane protein encodes the protein MKKLLASFLIIFLFSTNIVFSEQKIAFIDMDKVISTSNAGSSILKQLTDLNKKNLKFLNEEEKKFKEKETKLISQKNIISENDFKNKVNELKSEINNYNQNRNKMLSDFNKLKIDNTNNLLKLINPILVKFSNDKEIAIILQKKDLVVAKTQLDITDEVIKIVNSEVKEFKINK
- the lpxD gene encoding UDP-3-O-(3-hydroxymyristoyl)glucosamine N-acyltransferase, translating into MINPFFKNNGPLNISDILQLINLDDLNIDNDQEINDIKDLLTSKKNDITFFHSKKYKNFAKNTKASFCLTTEILKDELPKSCLPLIVENVLVSTSKVTSKFYPSSINDNFDYTARDIAETKFKDKVKCGKNVLIGDNVTLGSNCLIGHNSIIEQNVSIGDNCSIGSNVIIRNTLIDNNVTVLDNCVIGKHGFGFFPVSKKNLRYPHIGIVIIGENSEIGCGCTIDRGSMSNTVIGKNSFLDNQIHIAHNVKIGDNSIIAGQVGIAGSSIIGNNVRIGGQAGISGHLTIGNNVEIAGGSGVIKNIKDNSKVMGYPAKNIRDFLKESK
- the fabZ gene encoding 3-hydroxyacyl-ACP dehydratase FabZ; translated protein: MLDKKQIANLLPHREPMLLIDELHDIKKLSSATAIVYVKKDSFFVQGHFPNNPVMPGVLIVEAFGQAAAALTAHGLDKETYDNKLVFLMGIEKARFRNPVIPDCKLELKIQAIRTHGRVWKYKGDAFVDGKKMADAQWSATIVDKK
- the bamA gene encoding outer membrane protein assembly factor BamA, encoding MFRFFIQLILLSIFLTFSSNSKNYEKIIINGNERISNETILVFSEIQDNIPLDENSINEILKKLYKSGFFKDVAVKIENNNLTIDVLENPIIQTVLIEGIKRKKTKESLYEILSLKNRSSYNSTLIKKDESAILSFLKDDGYYFSKVTSSYQDLGDNKIDLLYQIELGEKSKISKISFIGDKKFKDSTLKNIIISEEYKFWKFLSGKKYLNENLINYDKRLLNNFYKNKGFFNVVIESSFANYLGNDEFEIIYNISSGNKFYFNEFNLNLPLDYDRANFQQLDNIFKNLKGENYSLNSIDKILKEIDKIVLNEQFEFLKSTVNESIEDNLINLTFDIDESEKFYVEKINILGNNVTLEEVIRNNLLVDEGDAFNELLQTRTLNNLRGLNFFRKVETEILDIDNENKKIINITVEEKPTGEIMAGAGVGTGGGTFAFGVSENNFLGRGIEFASDISVSTESLKGIISMNNPNYKGSNRSLNTSLESTITDRLKNFGYKSNKTGFSVGSGFEFYDDLYWNTGVSSYVEKLETDSTASASMKKQEGSYFDTFFNHTFSYDKRDQRYKTSDGYISRFSQNIPLISESYTLTNTYDYKIYNEWLDENIFSIGFFGQISNSLAGKDIKLSDRLYLPASKLRGFESGKVGPKDGADFIGGNYAASINIATSLSQILPNSQNTNFSVFFDAANVWGIDYSSSLSDESKIRSSVGIAVDFFTPVGPLNFSLTEAITKGKNDITESFRFNLGTTF